The following proteins are encoded in a genomic region of Amycolatopsis sulphurea:
- a CDS encoding histone-like nucleoid-structuring protein Lsr2 has translation MAQKVLVSLVDDLDGSEAEETVEFGLDGVSYQIDLSSENAEELRDALAQYVEHARRAGGRKRAPLRPVAGGKVPARPAAVDREQNQAIRAWARKNGFQVSDRGRIPSEVVEAYHKKN, from the coding sequence ATGGCACAGAAGGTGCTGGTCTCCCTGGTCGACGACCTCGACGGGAGTGAGGCCGAAGAGACCGTCGAGTTCGGTTTGGACGGTGTGAGCTACCAGATCGATCTCTCTTCGGAAAACGCCGAGGAGCTGCGCGACGCTCTCGCTCAGTACGTGGAACACGCGCGCCGCGCGGGTGGCCGCAAGCGCGCGCCGTTGCGTCCGGTGGCCGGTGGCAAGGTCCCCGCGCGCCCGGCCGCGGTGGATCGCGAGCAGAACCAGGCCATTCGCGCCTGGGCCCGCAAGAACGGTTTCCAGGTTTCCGACCGCGGGCGCATCCCGTCCGAGGTCGTGGAGGCTTACCACAAGAAGAACTGA